A section of the Humulus lupulus chromosome 2, drHumLupu1.1, whole genome shotgun sequence genome encodes:
- the LOC133815801 gene encoding floral homeotic protein PMADS 1-like has protein sequence MGRGKLPLKLIPKERARRITFTKRRSGLIKKAYELSTLCDVKVCLIVNDYTNQPSEPVATWPKNPREVRALINDYITAMTLKPASKRLLTMADFLNDRIKKVNAETEKVGHTQILTTTTTAATTKCKSIALGNGSYQEKLILGESYIAELSGNQLSEFASDLDNKIEQVNERMKQLIHIYHYNHFGMQEPLNGGSTSSYNVQPGFVQYYSPHDPYQAMAAATQMYHQHQHQHQHQHQLQFPYYNDYKTQVPLQQLPWNHDLPSSSSSKALVPYNPSSQTVSFDNHYNNGSFTRLLTSNDYAADEYYSYSNNNTMFNNNSPLALESGGALHQNDQNGMMLSHTPMALQNPPYVNQPLLPLMPSSAASEWHYNLADPMMGFLHSW, from the coding sequence ATGGGGCGTGGAAAGTTACCGTTGAAATTGATACCGAAGGAAAGAGCAAGGAGAATAACATTTACAAAGAGAAGAAGTGGTCTAATCAAGAAAGCTTATGAGTTAAGCACACTTTGTGATGTTAAAGTTTGCTTAATTGTGAATGACTACACCAACCAACCCTCGGAGCCCGTAGCCACATGGCCTAAGAATCCTCGTGAAGTTAGGGCTCTCATCAATGATTACATAACTGCCATGACTCTAAAACCAGCCTCCAAAAGGCTTCTAACCATGGCAGATTTCTTAAACGACCGTATCAAGAAAGTCAACGCAGAGACTGAGAAAGTGGGCCACACTCAAATCttgaccactactactactgcagcCACTactaagtgtaagagtattgccCTTGGTAATGGTAGTTATCAGGAAAAGCTCATCTTAGGAGAAAGTTACATTGCTGAGCTCTCTGGGAACCAACTTTCTGAGTTTGCTTCTGATTTGGATAACAAAATTGAACAAGTGAATGAGAGAATGAAGCAGTTGATTCATATCTACCATTATAATCATTTTGGTATGCAAGAGCCATTGAATGGTGGTAGTACTAGTTCTTATAATGTGCAGCCTGGCTTTGTTCAATATTATTCTCCTCATGATCCTTATCAGGCTATGGCAGCAGCTACTCAAATGTACCACCAGCACCAGCACCAGCACCAGCACCAGCACCAGCTTCAGTTTCCTTATTACAATGATTATAAAACTCAAGTACCACTGCAGCAGCTGCCTTGGAATCATGATCTGCCGAGCTCTTCTTCCTCAAAGGCTCTAGTTCCCTACAATCCCAGCTCCCAAACGGTGTCGTTTGATAATCATTATAACAATGGCTCCTTCACAAGGCTGTTGACCTCTAATGATTATGCAGCTGATGAGTACTATAGCTATAGTAATAATAATACTATGTTCAACAACAATAGTCCTCTTGCGTTGGAATCTGGAGGAGCACTGCACCAAAATGACCAGAATGGAATGATGTTGTCTCACACTCCCATGGCGCTGCAGAACCCACCTTATGTGAACCAGCCACTGCTGCCATTGATGCCCAGCTCGGCTGCCTCTGAATGGCATTACAATCTGGCTGACCCCATGATGGGGTTTCTCCATTCATGGTGA
- the LOC133817077 gene encoding transcription and mRNA export factor ENY2, whose protein sequence is MRKSVNRPPTPDVVENQEKEPTLQELLNIKLIESGEKERLMELLRDRLIECGWKDEMKSLCRQFIKKKGRNNVTLDDLVHVITPKGRASIPDSVKAELLQKIRTFLVSAAV, encoded by the exons AT GAGGAAATCGGTGAATCGTCCTCCGACACCGGATGTAGTGGAAAATCAGGAAAAAGAACCCACGCTTCAAGAACTTCTTAACATAAAG TTGATCGAGAGTGGTGAGAAGGAAAGGCTAATGGAGCTTCTTAGAGACAGGCTTATAGAATGTGGGTGGAAAGATGAAATGAAATCTCTTTGCAG GCAATTTATAAAGAAAAAAGGGAGGAATAATGTTACTTTGGACGACCTTGTACATGTCATTACCCCAAAGGGGAGAG CCTCCATTCCTGATTCTGTAAAGGCTGAGCTTTTGCAAAAGATTCGTACTTTTTTGGTGTCAGCAGCTGTTTGA
- the LOC133817078 gene encoding BIIDXI-like protein At5g11420 encodes MLPQVFVLSLLLLTLASADLLQNPDFEFPPSNLPKDSKSPFVLLNKNNTIPGWTFEGTVLYVTADETFSLPHNGHAVQLGEDGIINQTFLASADYLRYVLTFTIAPAQTQNCSDSAETVISAPDSQGVFSLKQPYGKETWESYGHYLGSWGDGESINLVIQRQAEDSNSSSICWPVIDELLIKSMPKLVQGNGNLLLNGGFEHGPEFLNNSTEGILIESAPSLIQSPLQEWSVLGTVNYVDSKHFFVPQGNAAIEIVSIGIQTAASLKEGSSYNLEFILGDANNSCVKDFLVSAQAGSTVQNFTLLSSGTGSAKNFSMKFKADSSVTTISFMSYAASQTKNGILCGPVVDDVVLRVSLGMKPDIQWIVLVFLYLVAFLTFH; translated from the exons ATGCTACCCCAAGTCTTCGTTCTGTCTCTTCTGTTATTGACGTTAGCATCTGCAG ATCTTCTGCAGAATCCGGACTTTGAATTTCCACCATCAAACCTCCCAAAAGATTCAAAATCCCCATTTGTTTTACTCAacaaaaacaacacaattccCGGATGGACATTTGAAGGCACAGTCCTGTATGTCACAGCTGATGAAACCTTTTCATTACCGCATAATGGACATGCTGTGCAACTGGGGGAAGATGGCATAATCAACCAGACATTCCTTGCTAGCGCAGACTACTTGCGCTATGTGCTTACATTCACAATTGCGCCGGCTCAGACTCAGAATTGTTCGGATAGTGCTGAGACAGTAATCTCAGCACCAGATAGTCAAGGGGTCTTTTCTTTGAAGCAGCCTTATGGGAAGGAAACTTGGGAAAGCTATGGTCATTACTTGGGAAGCTGGGGTGATGGAGAGTCCATCAACCTTGTGATTCAGAGGCAAGCTGAGGATTCCAATTCCAGCTCCATCTGCTGGCCAGTGATTGATGAGCTTCTTATTAAGAGCATGCCAAAACTAGTTCAAGGAAATG GAAATTTACTACTAAATGGAGGATTTGAACATGGTCCAGAATTTCTCAACAACTCTACTGAGGGAATATTGATTGAATCAGCACCTAGTCTGATCCAATCCCCATTGCAAGAGTGGTCTGTGTTAGGAACTGTAAACTATGTAGATTCCAAGCACTTTTTTGTCCCGCAAGGCAATGCTGCAATCGAGATTGTTTCAATCGGTATACAAACAGCAGCAAGCCTTAAAGAGGGATCGAGTTATAATTTGGAATTTATTCTAGGAGATGCTAACAACTCGTGTGTGAAAGATTTCCTAGTGTCTGCCCAAGCAGGGTCAACAGTTCAAAATTTTACTCTTCTCAGCAGTGGCACAGGCTCAGCCAAGAATTTCTCAATGAAGTTCAAGGCAGATTCAAGTGTGACAACAATCAGTTTTATGAGTTACGCTGCAAGCCAAACAAAAAATGGTATTCTTTGTGGTCCTGTGGTTGATGATGTAGTTTTGCGTGTTTCGCTCGGGATGAAACCAGATATCCAATGGATTGTTCTGGTTTTTCTGTATTTGGTAGCCTTTCTAACGTTTCATTGA
- the LOC133817079 gene encoding plastoglobule-localized metallopeptidase 48, chloroplastic, giving the protein MASVPLPLNFNTLSYNSSFVSERVRFGSCLRKKNPTRTATFVCKAASLVFRDLDADDFRHPLDKQNTLILRAIPGLNELGKALLGSVSEQVMLLENIGTSVLVSENQLPELHQLMIEAAKILNIESPDLYVRQSPVPNAYTLAISGKKPFVVVHTSLVELLTRKELQAVLAHELGHLKCDHGVWLTFANILTLGAYSLPGLGGLIAQSLEEQLFRWLRAAELTCDRAALLVAQDSKVVISVLMKLAGGCPSMADQLNVDAFLEQARSYEKASSSPIGWYISLKLFQRLPEIIEDLFKIIGCC; this is encoded by the exons ATGGCGTCCGTACCCCTCCCTCTGAATTTTAATACTCTCAGTTATAATAGTTCCTTCGTTTCTGAGAGAGTGAGGTTTGGCTCGTGTTTGAGGAAGAAGAATCCCACCAGAACTGCCACCTTCGTTTGTAAAGCTGCCTCTCTTGTCTTTCGCGATCTCGACGCCGATGATTTCCGCCACCCTCTTGACAAACAG AACACACTGATTTTGAGGGCGATTCCGGGGTTGAACGAACTTGGAAAGGCTTTACTAG GGTCTGTTTCAGAACAAGTGATGCTTTTGGAGAATATTGGAACATCAGTTCTTGTTTCAGAGAATCAG CTACCTGAACTACACCAGTTAATGATTGAAGCAGCGAAAATATTGAACATCGAGTCCCCTGATCTGTATGTTCGTCAAAGTCCTGTACCAAATGCATATACTCTAGCCATAAGTGGTAAAAAGCCTTTTGTTGTGGTTCATACTAGTCTTGTGGAGCTTTTGACACGAAAGGAGTTGCAG GCTGTTTTGGCTCATGAGCTGGGTCATTTGAAGTGCGACCATGGTGTGTGGCTTACATTTGCAAATATTCTTACCCTTGGAGCTTATTCTTTACCTG GGCTTGGTGGGTTGATAGCTCAGAGTTTAGAAGAACAGTTATTCCGTTGGCTTCGAGCAGCTGAGTTAACTTGTGATCGTGCAGCTCTTCTTGTTGCTCAAGATTCAAAG GTGGTCATCTCTGTGCTGATGAAGTTAGCTGGGGGCTGTCCATCTATGGCTGACCAACTAAATGTTGATGCATTTTTGGAGCAAGCTCGGTCTTATGAAAAAGCTTCATCAAGCCCGATTGGTTGGTACATAAG TTTGAAACTATTCCAAAGACTGCCAGAGATAATAGAAGATTTGTTCAAAATTATTGGCTGCTGTTAA